From Anopheles funestus chromosome 3RL, idAnoFuneDA-416_04, whole genome shotgun sequence, a single genomic window includes:
- the LOC125769013 gene encoding CD109 antigen-like: protein MWQFIRSPILAVIIFIGTAHGILVVGPKFIRPNQNYTVVVSNFLAPRSNANVTLRMKGYTVDGRNVLNLTKSTDVGRHLNKVVNFNMPKDLPAGKYKITIDGQGDFNFYMDENLVYLSKTVYGLIQIDRTVFKLGDTVKLRVIVLDTELKPPVGVQSIHVVVRDSQNNTIREWSSAKLQTGVFENNLQIAPTSMLGVWNISVLVDGEDLVSKTFEVNESMLSSFNVELIPPAIPLEEHQGLNLTIAANYHVRKPVKGLAKIELYLDNYKLDQMKEFEVYGMKQMELQFVEPFKMHEDQKDVLVKTTFTEQSTNHTVVKESQITVYKYPYRVQLIKESPPFRPGLPFKCALQFRYHDGTPAKGITGKIAIIDIDFETTATSDHDGLIKLELIPIDSPNPLSYMYITFTNDDDGFYFYERVEKEYVKTNSYIKLELKSPIKLNRLMQFMVTSNEAMTSFVYYVVSKGNIIDSGIIRPNSQMKYPFRLMASKEMIPKAKIIVVSETTTTLVYDFVDIDFKDLRNNFDLSIVKQKAQPETQIELRMSTHAGAYVGLAASNKNHDLFWEDLMRMYNGFGSYDEKEFDKFHNMGLFVSTLGGIKFNEAHDMATRYESQINNPITKQESNSTNIPESWLWKNVTIGRSGTHTMIEAVPDTSASWYLTGFSIDPEYGLGIIKNPIEFTTILPFYIVENLPYSIKRGEVVELQFTLFNNLGEEYNAEVTLYNVFNQIELIGRSLEDESYTKSVSVPPKIGVPISFLVRARSLGEITVRVKARILGGQVTDALEKLLRVMPESLVQKKKDSWFFRLDTCNNQTFLKVLDKIPNADNGSLKLEFQLNPNLLTTVIEDLDELVAESGGDGERNMVKFSRNLMVLDYMHAIGSVDNVLIDEATHESGEGYRFQIRFRRWDGSFAVWQEKDIGSMFLTAFVVKSLHTASKYINGVEEAVIEHAYDWLATKQNSSGRFDEVGSVLNKRMKGGLRDGITLTSFVVTAFLENEKAKVIHAEVIQKAMSYLSSQVDSLHDPYELSIVTYALMLSGHSMKDTAFNKLLNMSKFMHDGRHQYWDSDYSIETTAYALLSFVIAERYVDAIPVMDWLVNQRHTTASFEYTQDTFVGLMALTKLAEKISSSRNEYDLNLKVKNLTQHSHINSEYNYRIYDRKLPPDTESLEINIVGTGVGLMEVIYEYSLSLVHFEQRFKLDLEQQINNSSDELRQKLCVSFIPTALNSACEVAMIEVNLPNGYAVDQNPISEQTTFNPIQKTDIRYGGTTVVVYYRNMGIERNCFTVTAYKRAEVTLKRPAYVVVYDHFKPQLNAIKMYEVDEEDNPTNSNETSSVGPAE from the exons ATGTGGCAGTTCATAAGGTCACCAATATTAGCGGTGATAATCTTCATAGGAACTGCTCATGG AATACTGGTCGTGGGTCCTAAATTCATTCGACCCAACCAAAACTATACGGTTGTAGTTAGTAACTTTCTAGCACCTCGCTCCAATGCGAACGTTACGTTACGGATGAAAGGCTACACCGTTGACGGTAGAAACGTACTAAACCTAACAAAGTCAACTGATGTGGGACGGCATCTGAATAAAGTGGTCAACTTCAAT ATGCCCAAGGACTTACCAGCTGGAAAATACAAAATCACAATCGATGGTCAGGGTGACTTTAACTTTTACATGGATGAGAATTTGGTGTATCTCAGCAAGACCGTGTACGGGCTAATACAGATCGATAGGACCGTGTTCAAACTAGGCGATACGGTAAAATTGCGTGTGATTGTGCTGGACACTGAATTGAAGCCACCTGTTGGAGTGCAATCAATACACGTGGTTGTCCGTGATTCTCAAAATAATACGATTCGAGAGTGGTCCTCGGCAAAACTGCAAACCGGAGTGTTCGAGAATAATCTTCAGATTGCGCCAACTTCAATGCTTGGAGTGTGGAACATCTCGGTACTGGTGGACGGGGAAGATCTCGTATCAAAGACGTTCGAGGTGAACGAGAGTATGCTGTCATCGTTTAATGTAGAGTTGATACCACCAGCTATTCCTCTGGAAGAACATCAAGGACTGAATCTGACGATAGCAGCTAACTACCATGTTCGGAAACCGGTGAAGGGTTTGGCCAAAATTGAGCTATACTTGGACAATTACAAGCTGGACCAGATGAAAGAGTTCGAAGTGTACGGCATGAAACAGATGGAGCTGCAATTCGTTGAGCCCTTTAAGATGCATGAGGATCAGAAAGATGTGCTTGTAAAGACAACCTTTACCGAGCAGAGCACAA atCACACTGTGGTGAAAGAATCTCAAATCACTGTCTACAAATATCCGTACCGTGTGCAGTTAATAAAAGAAAGCCCACCGTTTCGACCAGGGCTTCCCTTCAAGTGTGCGCTTCAGTTCCGATACCATGATGGAACACCTGCTAAAGGTATCACCGGTAAGATAGCCATTATTGACATCGACTTCGAAACTACTGCAACAAGTGATCATgatggtttaattaaattggaGCTAATTCCAATCGATTCCCCAAATCCCCTAAGTTATATGTACATAACC TTTactaacgatgatgatggattCTACTTTTACGAACGTGTGGAAAAAGAGTATGTCAAGACAAATAGTTACATCAAACTGGAATTAAAATCTCC CATTAAATTGAATCGTTTGATGCAATTCATGGTTACGTCCAACGAAGCTATGACTTCCTTCGTGTACTATGTAGTATCAAAAGGGAACATCATTGATTCAGGAATCATTAGACCGAACAGTCAGATGAAATATCCCTTCCGATTGATGGCCTCAAAGGAGATGATACCGAAGGCGAAAATTATCGTAGTGTCTGAAACGACTACAACACTGGTGTACGACTTTGTGGACATCGATTTCAAAGATCTTCGCAACAAT TTCGATTTGAGCATAGTCAAGCAGAAAGCACAACCGGAAACACAAATCGAGCTTCGTATGTCCACACATGCGGGAGCGTATGTGGGATTGGCtgcatccaacaaaaaccaTGATCTGTTCTGGGAGGACCTTATGCGAATGTACAATGGATTCGGATCGTACGACGAGAAGGAGTTTGATAAGTTTCAT AACATGGGACTGTTCGTGTCGACGTTGGGTGGCATCAAGTTTAATGAAGCTCACGATATGGCGACACGTTATGAGTCGCAGATAAACAATCCGATTACGAAACAAGAATCAAACAGCACAAACATTCCAGAATCGTGGTTATGGAAGAATGTGACAATTGGAAGGTCTGGAACGCACACGATGATCGAGGCAGTACCGGATACGAGCGCATCCTGGTACTTGACGGGATTCTCCATTGATCCGGAGTATGGTTTGGGTATTATCAAAAACCCCATTGAGTTCACAACGATCCTACCGTTCTACATCGTGGAGAATCTTCCGTACTCCATCAAACGAGGTGAAGTCGTCGAGTTGCAGTTTACACTATTTAACAATCTTGGAGAAGAGTACAACGCTGAAGTCACCTTGTATAATGTGTTCAATCAGATTGAATTGATTGGACGATCTCTGGAAG ATGAAAGCTACACGAAATCCGTGAGCGTTCCTCCAAAGATTGGTGTACCGATCTCATTTCTTGTGAGGGCACGATCGCTCGGAGAGATAACTGTACGGGTTAAGGCTAGGATTTTGGGCGGACAGGTAACAGACGCACTGGAGAAGTTGCTCCGAGTCATGCCGGAAAGTTTGGTACAGAAAAAGAAGGATTCCTGGTTCTTCCGCCTAGATACGTGCAACAATCAAACTTTCTTGAAGGTCTTAGACAAGATCCCAAATGCTGACAATGGTTCGCTAAAGCTTGAGTTCCAGCTGAATC cTAATCTCCTAACCACAGTAATCGAGGACTTGGATGAGCTGGTAGCCGAATCTGGCGGTGATGGAGAGCGGAATATGGTAAAGTTTTCGCGCAACTTAATGGTGCTCGACTACATGCACGCTATTGGCTCAGTGGACAATGTGCTAATTGATGAAGCAACGCATGAATCGGGAGAGGGCTATCGCTTTCAGATACGTTTTCGACGATGGGATGGTTCGTTTGCTGTGTGGCAAGAAAAGGATATAGGCAGCATGTTCCTCACCGCCTTCGTTGTAAAATCGTTGCACACAGCGTCGAAGTACATAAACGGAGTTGAGGAGGCTGTGATCGAGCATGCCTACGATTGGCTTGCTACGAAGCAGAACAGCTCTGGAAGGTTCGATGAGGTTGGTTCCGTGCTTAACAAACGTATGAAAGGCGGTTTGAGGGACGGCATTACATTGACCTCCTTTGTGGTGACAGCGTTTCTAGAGAACGAGAAGGCCAAAGTGATTCACGCGGAAGTGATCCAAAAGGCAATGAGCTATCTAAGCAGTCAGGTAGATTCACTCCACGACCCTTACGAGCTGTCCATAGTGACCTATGCGCTAATGTTAAGCGGACACAGCATGAAGGATACAGCATTTAACAAGCTCCTCAATATGTCTAAATTCATGCATGACGGCAGGCACCAGTACTGGGACTCAGATTATAGTATAGAGACAACCGCTTACGCGTTGTTATCATTTGTGATAGCGGAGAGGTATGTGGACGCAATTCCGGTGATGGATTGGCTGGTGAATCAACGCCACACTACTGCAAGCTTCGAGTACACTCAGGACACCTTCGTGGGACTGATGGCACTGACAAAGCTGGCGGAAAAAATATCATCCTCGCGTAACGAATACGATTTAAATCTGAAGGTGAAGAATTTAACGCAACATTCTCACATAAACTCGGAGTACAACTACCGCATTTACGATCGTAAGCTACCGCCAGATACCGAGTCATTGGAGATCAATATTGTTGGCACCGGAGTCGGTTTGATGGAGGTGATCTATGAGTATAGTTTAAGTCTTGTGCATTTCGAGCAACGCTTCAAGCTGGATCTGGAACAACAGATCAACAACTCTAGCGACGAACTACGGCAGAAGttgtgtgttagcttcattcCGACCGCGTTGAACAGTGCATGTGAGGTGGCAATGATTGAGGTGAACTTGCCCAACGGATACGCTGTCGATCAGAATCCGATCAGCGAACAGACTACCTTCAATCCGATACAG AAAACCGATATTAGGTACGGCGGCACAACCGTTGTTGTGTATTATAGAAATATGGGCATCGAGCGGAACTGCTTCACAGTGACGGCTTATAAACGGGCCGAGGTGACGCTGAAACGTCCAGCATATGTGGTTGTGTACGATCATTTCAAACCAC aattGAATGCCATCAAAATGTACGAAGTGGATGAAGAGGATAACCcaacaaattcaaatgaaacatCATCAGTTGGACCAGCAGAGTGA